From the Lolium rigidum isolate FL_2022 chromosome 2, APGP_CSIRO_Lrig_0.1, whole genome shotgun sequence genome, one window contains:
- the LOC124690897 gene encoding cysteine-rich receptor-like protein kinase 44 — translation MESHTQVGALLEENDTWEKKLQDPSATPMCLPFEFLTEITCNFSSERELGRGGYGVVYKGVLPSGKTIAVKRLFDLHRLEDEKFQKEVSYLMGIKHTNVVLFVGYCAKSSWEAIDLQGGGSYIFAETRERLLCFEHVCNKSLDKYISDESSGLEWEMRYEIVRGICAGLHYLHEECHIVHLDLKPENILMDATMVPKIADFGLSKIFGDKQTRIITVNRPGTHGYMAPEYLIQGVVSIKADIYSLGVIIIEILTGYRNYPLSSLPHFQQLSEDNSRQITASFQYFKENILETWRKRLQKSQGDTILEQIRVCAELGIQCVEFNPENRPVTRHMINRLDEVNIMDISIKSSESSTPPVLQVGEASDTVQQGDTRSKVTLP, via the exons aTGGAGTCCCACACGCAGGTAGGGGCGCTGCTGGAAGAAAATGACACATGGGAGAAGAAACTACAGGATCCAAGCGCAACCCCAATGTGTCTGCCATTTGAATTTTTGACAGAAATCACATGTAATTTTTCCTCTGAGCGAGAACTTGGCAGAGGTGGCTATGGGGTGGTTTACAAG GGAGTTCTTCCGAGCGGTAAAACTATTGCTGTGAAGAGGCTTTTTGACTTGCATAGACTGGAAGACGAGAAATTCCAGAAGGAAGTCAGTTATCTCATGGGGATCAAGCACACAAATGTAGTGCTGTTTGTAGGTTACTGTGCGAAATCTAGTTGGGAAGCGATAGACCTACAAGGAGGCGGGAGTTATATTTTTGCTGAAACACGAGAAAGATTGCTCTGCTTTGAGCATGTATGTAATAAAAGCCTTGACAAGTATATCTCTG ATGAATCTTCTGGTCTCGAATGGGAAATGAGATATGAAATAGTAAGAGGAATTTGTGCTGGTTTGCATTACCTTCATGAGGAATGCCATATTGTTCATCTGGATCTGAAACCAGAAAATATACTGATGGATGCTACTATGGTGCCAAAAATTGCGGATTTCGGTTTGTCAAAGATCTTTGGTGACAAGCAAACCCGGATCATAACTGTAAATCGTCCAGGAACACA TGGATATATGGCACCAGAATACTTAATCCAAGGTGTAGTTTCCATCAAGGCGGATATATACAGTTTGGGTGTTATTATTATTGAGATACTCACCGGTTATAGAAACTATCCCCTGAGTTCTCTTCCACATTTCCAACAATTAAGCGAGGACAACAGTCGCCAGATTACCGCATCTTTCCAGTACTTCAAAGAGAAT ATACTTGAAACTTGGAGAAAAAGGCTGCAGAAGTCACAGGGAGACACAATCTTGGAACAAATACGAGTATGCGCTGAGTTAGGGATACAATGCGTTGAATTTAACCCAGAGAATAGACCAGTTACAAGGCATATGATCAATAGGCTTGATGAAGTGAACATTATGGACATATCTATCAAAAGTAGCGAGAGCAGTACTCCACCAGTATTGCAG GTAGGAGAAGCTTCGGATACTGTGCAGCAAGGAGATACGAGGTCCAAG GTAACTTTGCCTTAG